A region of Petrotoga mexicana DSM 14811 DNA encodes the following proteins:
- a CDS encoding phenylacetate--CoA ligase family protein, with protein MSFLRTVYYYYSLRKNLNCSRKKILELREKKFRKILKYAYRKIPFYKDFYGSYGIKENMLKEIPINELPMINKNLIIDNFNKFFKDNQITKSKVEDFLKNNPNPTSLLLNKYHVIHSSGTTGMVGYYLYSEREWDFIKAISTRMFSNFTLKRKKYAFIGAVDGHYAAISLFLSPLNQPEKFFYKDYMVMDINKPIKTYLKELNDFQPDNLTGYPFGIRSLAQFQNEGLLNIHPEVIVCGGEPLLKNVRLFLKEAWKDAEIVDSYATSESLAMGVYREDLKGMYIYDDAVYLEIKEDRTILTNLYNYTQPIIRYELTDILKKSKDSEGVWPFTKIEQVIGRNELIPFFINENGEKDFIHPIVIAEFFVKGVTKFQFVQKNHSSFVFKIVVSQKERSDKILEEVRNKLTNILEKKKMQNVHFDVKIVEDIKPDEKTGKYKLILIE; from the coding sequence TACTATTATTACTCTCTACGTAAAAATCTTAATTGTTCAAGAAAAAAGATATTAGAATTAAGAGAAAAGAAATTTAGAAAGATATTAAAATACGCCTATAGAAAAATACCTTTTTATAAGGATTTTTATGGATCTTACGGAATAAAAGAAAACATGCTGAAAGAGATTCCCATAAACGAATTACCAATGATCAATAAAAACCTTATAATTGATAATTTTAATAAGTTCTTTAAAGATAACCAAATCACTAAAAGCAAAGTGGAAGACTTTTTAAAAAATAATCCGAATCCAACTTCTTTACTTTTAAACAAGTACCATGTAATACACAGTTCTGGAACAACCGGAATGGTTGGATATTATTTGTATAGTGAAAGAGAATGGGATTTCATTAAAGCTATTTCAACAAGGATGTTTTCAAATTTTACTCTCAAAAGAAAGAAATATGCCTTTATAGGCGCAGTTGATGGACATTATGCTGCCATAAGTTTGTTCCTCTCTCCACTAAATCAACCTGAGAAGTTTTTCTATAAAGATTATATGGTAATGGATATAAACAAACCTATCAAAACCTACTTAAAAGAGCTTAACGATTTTCAACCTGACAATCTCACAGGGTATCCCTTTGGTATAAGATCCTTGGCACAGTTTCAAAATGAAGGTCTTTTGAATATCCACCCAGAAGTGATAGTTTGTGGTGGAGAACCTTTATTAAAAAATGTAAGACTGTTTTTAAAAGAGGCTTGGAAAGATGCTGAAATAGTGGATAGTTATGCAACTTCTGAGTCATTGGCGATGGGTGTTTACAGGGAAGATTTAAAAGGTATGTACATATACGATGATGCGGTTTACCTTGAAATTAAAGAAGATAGAACAATTTTGACAAACTTATATAATTACACCCAACCTATAATAAGATATGAATTAACAGATATCCTAAAAAAATCTAAAGATAGCGAAGGGGTATGGCCCTTTACAAAGATCGAACAAGTTATTGGAAGAAATGAGTTAATTCCATTTTTTATAAATGAAAACGGTGAAAAAGATTTCATTCATCCAATCGTTATAGCTGAATTTTTTGTCAAAGGAGTGACTAAGTTTCAATTCGTCCAAAAGAATCACTCATCTTTTGTCTTTAAAATAGTCGTTTCACAAAAAGAGCGTTCAGATAAAATTTTAGAAGAAGTTAGAAACAAACTTACCAATATCCTAGAGAAGAAAAAAATGCAAAACGTCCATTTTGATGTAAAAATCGTGGAAGATATCAAGCCAGATGAAAAGACCGGAAAATATAAATTAATTTTAATTGAGTGA